A single region of the Acidobacteriota bacterium genome encodes:
- a CDS encoding GNAT family N-acetyltransferase: MIRPLGRPTAPAASRQVDVVVRPASPADAPFLRRWRSEPAVRRFQPLHNVSVSRLRADLASQRPRDIYRGRGDRYTWLVEADGERAGWITLAIVNWEHGLSELGYALATRHHGRGAMTAALGQLLPELLLRTPLERIEARCAVDNEASRKVLEKLGFVQEGLLRSYFVLQGRRTDHHLYALLREDYIPDHR, encoded by the coding sequence ATGATTCGCCCCCTTGGAAGACCCACAGCGCCCGCCGCCTCGAGGCAGGTGGACGTGGTCGTTCGGCCGGCGTCGCCGGCCGACGCCCCCTTTCTTCGGCGCTGGCGGTCCGAGCCGGCCGTGCGGCGCTTCCAGCCGCTGCACAACGTCTCGGTGTCCCGGCTGAGGGCGGATCTGGCGTCGCAGCGGCCCCGGGACATCTACCGTGGCCGCGGCGACCGCTACACCTGGCTGGTCGAGGCAGATGGTGAGCGTGCCGGTTGGATCACGCTCGCAATCGTGAACTGGGAGCACGGACTGAGCGAACTGGGGTACGCCCTGGCGACGCGTCACCATGGCCGTGGCGCGATGACCGCGGCCCTGGGCCAGTTGCTGCCCGAGCTGCTGCTCCGCACGCCGCTGGAACGGATCGAGGCCAGGTGCGCGGTCGACAACGAAGCTTCGCGGAAGGTCCTGGAGAAGCTGGGGTTCGTCCAGGAGGGTCTGCTCCGGTCCTACTTCGTTCTCCAGGGCCGCCGTACCGATCACCATCTGTACGCCCTGCTGCGAGAGGACTACATTCCGGATCACCGCTAG
- a CDS encoding glycosyltransferase yields the protein MLLPVYYAVLGTLALFGLHRLVLLLVLRLVRSPAATGGRAAADAEDEAPPRVTVQLPIYNERYVAPRLVAAVLDFDYPADRLEIQILDDSTDDTSERVAAVVEEASEQGRPLPAVRHLRRRGREGFKAGALAAGLGEARGELIAVFDADFVPGPDFLRRTVPAFADPTLGMVQARWDHMNREDSLLTRAQAVLLDGHFLVEQEARFRSGCFFNFNGTAGVWRRRAIEDAGGWQFDTLTEDLDLSYRAQLAGWRFLLMTDLAVPADLPGRVNDFKSQQHRWARGTAQTLRKLLRPILQSAVGMRVKLAATAHLTSGFCYPLLVFLGLLLLPAILLRQQSPHLLLWIDAPLFLLGTAAVAGSYAAGQRRAGRPGARMWLEVPLAMSVGIGLSLHNSAAVVTGLFRRGGVFARTPKIPAGARNPPAQYRSSAVWSLWGEATLALYFWVCIAAAGWSGRWWSLPFLYLFAQGYSLMVLGGALPRFGQGKRLP from the coding sequence GTGCTTCTTCCCGTGTACTACGCCGTTCTCGGAACGCTCGCACTCTTCGGACTTCACCGGCTGGTTCTGTTGCTGGTGCTGCGCCTGGTCCGGTCACCCGCCGCAACGGGAGGCCGGGCCGCAGCCGACGCTGAGGATGAAGCCCCGCCCCGGGTCACTGTCCAGTTGCCAATCTACAACGAGCGCTACGTGGCGCCGCGGCTGGTCGCGGCCGTGCTCGATTTCGACTACCCCGCGGACCGGCTGGAGATCCAGATCCTCGACGACTCGACCGACGACACGAGTGAGAGGGTCGCGGCCGTGGTCGAGGAGGCCTCGGAGCAGGGGCGCCCCCTGCCAGCTGTTCGCCACCTCCGCAGACGCGGTCGCGAGGGCTTCAAGGCGGGGGCCCTGGCTGCCGGTCTGGGCGAGGCGCGGGGCGAGTTGATCGCTGTCTTCGACGCCGACTTCGTTCCCGGTCCCGACTTTCTGCGCCGCACGGTACCGGCCTTCGCCGATCCGACGCTCGGCATGGTCCAGGCGCGCTGGGACCACATGAACCGGGAGGACTCCCTGCTCACGCGCGCCCAGGCCGTGCTGCTCGACGGGCACTTTCTGGTCGAACAGGAGGCACGTTTCCGTTCGGGCTGCTTCTTCAACTTCAACGGCACGGCGGGCGTCTGGAGGCGCCGGGCCATCGAAGACGCGGGCGGCTGGCAGTTCGACACGCTGACGGAGGATCTCGACCTCTCTTACCGCGCGCAGTTGGCCGGCTGGCGCTTTCTGCTGATGACGGACCTCGCGGTGCCGGCGGATCTTCCGGGCCGCGTGAATGACTTCAAGAGTCAACAGCACCGCTGGGCTCGGGGAACGGCCCAGACCCTGCGCAAGCTGCTGCGGCCGATTCTCCAGAGCGCGGTGGGGATGCGGGTCAAGCTGGCGGCGACAGCGCACCTGACTTCGGGCTTCTGCTATCCGCTGCTCGTCTTCCTGGGGCTGCTGCTCCTGCCTGCCATCCTGCTGCGGCAGCAGTCTCCCCACCTGCTGCTGTGGATCGACGCGCCCCTGTTCCTGCTTGGCACGGCGGCGGTAGCAGGCTCCTACGCCGCTGGTCAACGCCGCGCCGGCCGGCCGGGTGCCCGGATGTGGCTGGAAGTGCCGCTCGCCATGTCCGTTGGCATCGGCTTGTCGCTTCACAACTCCGCCGCGGTGGTCACTGGTCTGTTCCGCCGCGGTGGCGTGTTCGCCCGCACGCCCAAGATCCCGGCCGGCGCGCGCAACCCGCCCGCGCAGTACCGCTCGAGCGCCGTCTGGAGTCTCTGGGGCGAGGCCACGCTCGCGCTCTACTTCTGGGTCTGCATCGCGGCCGCCGGTTGGAGCGGCCGCTGGTGGTCCCTTCCCTTCCTGTACCTGTTCGCGCAGGGATACAGTCTGATGGTCCTCGGTGGCGCCTTGCCGCGGTTCGGACAAGGCAAGCGGTTGCCGTAA
- the truA gene encoding tRNA pseudouridine(38-40) synthase TruA, whose protein sequence is MKYRLRIAYVGTDYAGWQRQDNALAVQQVVEEALARVLGRSATVHGAGRTDAGVHARGQVAHLTVAAASASAETARALVFGANRHLPATIRVLAAEPVDDAFHARKSTTCKTYRYRLCRTRVIDPFRAPFVVPAPVGLDVEAMKRAASLLLGRHDFSAFAKSGGSHGQPERTIHEATWTEAGDELTFQVAGDGFLRGMVRALVGTALEVGRGRRSLDDFAGLLQGGPRSSAGPNAPARGLCLERVEYSRRQ, encoded by the coding sequence ATGAAGTATCGCCTGCGGATCGCGTACGTCGGCACGGACTACGCCGGCTGGCAACGCCAGGACAACGCTCTCGCGGTCCAGCAGGTCGTCGAGGAGGCGCTGGCCCGAGTCCTCGGGCGAAGCGCAACCGTGCATGGCGCCGGTCGGACGGATGCCGGCGTACACGCCCGCGGCCAGGTGGCTCACCTGACCGTGGCTGCCGCGTCGGCGTCCGCGGAAACAGCGCGGGCGCTGGTTTTCGGCGCGAACCGTCATCTGCCGGCGACGATCCGCGTCCTGGCTGCGGAGCCCGTGGACGACGCCTTCCATGCTCGAAAAAGCACCACGTGCAAGACCTATCGCTACCGGCTCTGCCGCACCCGCGTGATCGACCCGTTCCGGGCGCCTTTCGTCGTTCCCGCGCCGGTCGGACTCGACGTTGAGGCCATGAAGAGAGCCGCCAGCCTGCTCCTGGGACGGCACGACTTCTCGGCCTTCGCCAAGTCGGGGGGCAGCCACGGACAGCCGGAAAGGACGATTCACGAGGCTACCTGGACCGAAGCCGGCGACGAACTGACGTTCCAGGTAGCCGGTGACGGGTTTCTTCGCGGCATGGTGCGCGCCCTGGTCGGCACGGCGCTCGAGGTCGGCCGCGGCCGCAGGTCGCTGGACGACTTCGCCGGCCTGCTGCAAGGAGGGCCCCGATCGTCCGCGGGCCCCAACGCACCGGCGCGTGGGCTGTGTCTGGAGCGCGTGGAATACAGTCGGCGGCAATGA
- a CDS encoding phosphatidate cytidylyltransferase: MKRVVTGVIAAGSATAAVLYLPPLLFWLVATAMVLVAAAEYAALVRRIAVSPATLRWVLWLSIGFVALADGVRSQTITLPLPFDPIDLDRPVGAGAVILALAVVIALCGRASMRDRLTASTLFVFGTLWLGLFLVATMGLYRVDPLLLFWVLAVAAIGDVGAFYGGRAFGRRPVAPLISPKKTIAGTVSGLVASVAVGVGAFLLWRGPDAFGPGIPVVALICGGSAQVGDLVASMVKRAADVEDTGRLLPGHGGLIDRLDSLTLTAPMLYVAVELGAIPSLA, translated from the coding sequence ATGAAACGCGTCGTCACGGGGGTCATCGCCGCGGGGTCGGCGACAGCCGCCGTCCTCTATCTTCCGCCTCTGCTCTTTTGGCTGGTGGCAACGGCCATGGTTCTTGTCGCGGCCGCCGAGTACGCCGCCCTGGTTCGGCGAATCGCCGTCTCGCCGGCGACCCTGCGCTGGGTCCTGTGGCTGTCGATCGGTTTCGTGGCCCTCGCCGATGGCGTTCGTAGCCAGACGATCACGCTGCCACTGCCTTTCGACCCGATTGATCTGGACCGTCCGGTCGGGGCGGGTGCCGTGATCCTCGCCCTGGCAGTGGTGATCGCGCTGTGCGGCCGAGCCTCCATGCGTGACCGGTTGACCGCGTCCACCCTGTTTGTGTTCGGCACACTCTGGCTGGGTCTGTTTCTCGTCGCGACGATGGGCCTCTACCGAGTCGATCCACTCCTCCTGTTCTGGGTTCTCGCCGTGGCCGCGATCGGCGATGTCGGTGCCTTCTATGGAGGACGAGCGTTCGGCCGGCGCCCGGTCGCTCCTCTGATCAGTCCCAAGAAAACGATCGCAGGCACGGTGAGCGGACTGGTCGCCAGCGTTGCCGTCGGCGTCGGCGCGTTTCTGCTGTGGCGCGGTCCCGACGCCTTCGGACCGGGCATACCAGTCGTGGCCCTGATCTGCGGCGGCTCGGCCCAGGTCGGAGACCTGGTGGCTTCCATGGTGAAGCGGGCGGCGGACGTGGAAGACACCGGGCGGCTTCTTCCCGGACATGGCGGTCTGATCGACCGTCTCGACAGTCTGACGCTGACGGCGCCGATGCTCTATGTAGCGGTGGAGCTGGGAGCGATTCCGTCACTGGCTTGA
- the dxr gene encoding 1-deoxy-D-xylulose-5-phosphate reductoisomerase: MTPRRLAVLGATGSVGETTLAVARLHPDRLRVAVLAAQGSRPERLVELAREFRPKLVVVADADAAGLLRAELPTGVALESGEDALLAAVGAGDVDLVVTAIVGAAGLQPAAAALEAGADLALANKEAMVAAGPVLRRLAAASGASILPIDSEHAAIHQALRAGRPREVRRLVLTASGGPFLERDPATLEAATPAEATAHPTWDMGAKISVDSATLMNKGLELIEASYLFDVDGPRIDILIHPQSLVHSIVEFRCGNGVAQISANDMRYPIQYALSYPERWARPAGGLSVDLSDLLLQTSKLEFSRVDPALFPAPSLARNALTRGGGATAVMNAANEIAVDAFLGGRAPFTAIVPVVSEVLERHARQADVSEPQSIKEALAWDSWGRRQAREVLAASGG, translated from the coding sequence GTGACGCCGCGCCGTCTGGCGGTACTGGGAGCCACGGGCTCGGTGGGCGAAACGACGCTGGCCGTGGCGCGGCTGCATCCCGACCGGCTGCGCGTCGCGGTGCTCGCGGCACAGGGTTCGAGGCCGGAGCGCCTGGTCGAACTTGCCCGGGAGTTTCGGCCGAAGCTGGTCGTGGTCGCCGACGCCGATGCCGCGGGGCTCCTCAGGGCGGAACTGCCCACCGGGGTCGCACTGGAATCCGGTGAGGACGCACTGCTGGCCGCTGTCGGGGCGGGTGACGTCGACCTGGTCGTCACGGCGATCGTCGGCGCCGCCGGCCTTCAACCGGCAGCCGCGGCGCTTGAGGCCGGCGCCGATCTGGCGCTCGCCAACAAGGAGGCGATGGTCGCGGCCGGGCCCGTACTGCGCCGGCTGGCGGCCGCTTCGGGCGCTTCCATCCTGCCGATCGACAGCGAGCACGCCGCGATCCACCAGGCGCTCCGGGCCGGTCGGCCCAGGGAGGTCCGCCGCCTCGTACTGACCGCTTCGGGCGGTCCCTTTCTCGAACGCGATCCCGCCACTCTCGAGGCCGCGACGCCCGCCGAGGCCACGGCGCATCCGACCTGGGACATGGGGGCGAAGATCAGCGTCGATTCGGCGACGCTGATGAACAAGGGCCTGGAGTTGATCGAAGCGAGCTATCTGTTCGACGTGGACGGCCCCCGGATCGACATCCTGATCCACCCACAGTCCCTCGTGCACTCGATCGTCGAGTTTCGCTGTGGCAACGGGGTTGCCCAGATCTCCGCGAACGACATGCGCTACCCGATCCAGTATGCGCTCTCGTATCCCGAGCGCTGGGCCCGCCCCGCCGGCGGGCTGTCGGTCGATCTGAGCGACCTGCTGCTTCAGACCTCGAAGCTGGAGTTCAGCCGCGTCGATCCGGCACTCTTCCCCGCTCCGTCGCTCGCGCGCAATGCCCTGACGCGGGGCGGCGGCGCAACGGCGGTGATGAACGCGGCGAACGAGATCGCGGTCGACGCGTTTCTGGGCGGCAGAGCTCCTTTCACCGCGATCGTCCCCGTCGTGTCCGAGGTGCTCGAACGCCACGCCAGGCAGGCAGACGTCAGCGAGCCTCAGAGCATCAAGGAGGCTCTTGCCTGGGATTCATGGGGCCGTCGACAGGCCCGGGAAGTTCTCGCGGCTTCCGGCGGTTAG
- the rseP gene encoding RIP metalloprotease RseP — protein MNILSNILALLVVIGVIIFVHELGHFVAARLFRIRVRVFSIGFGARLWGFERGGTEYRVAMVPLGGYVAFSGIDPSNPTGDAGDFITRPRWQRMVVLLAGPAANVVLSIVLIAAVLVAGTELAGPRNLSTEIGAVAADSAAAEAGLQPGDTILRLDGEDVSEWREVANIVLTSPERPLAVDFERAGGTLSTVLVPRRIPRHELGDGGLYASLLPRVREVFEGTPAEQAGIRYGDTLYSVNGHPIADADDFRRLVEPSAGEEVSIEIGRGDERLVFRLVPAAEDGVGRAGILISHFSYQRTGPARALIESARINWETTTEIFGFLGRLVERRVSPQSALSGPIEIARISGQAARRSFNDLVFLTALISLNICILNLLPIPLLDGGQLVILLFESALRRDLSIRVKNLVTQFGLVVIVGIMMFALYSDLVKNLPGLGR, from the coding sequence ATGAACATCCTGAGCAACATCCTGGCTCTGCTGGTCGTGATCGGCGTGATTATCTTCGTTCACGAACTGGGGCACTTCGTGGCCGCGCGGCTGTTCCGGATCAGGGTCCGCGTGTTCTCGATCGGCTTCGGCGCGCGGCTCTGGGGGTTCGAGCGTGGCGGTACGGAGTACCGCGTAGCGATGGTGCCGCTTGGCGGCTACGTGGCCTTCTCCGGCATCGACCCCTCGAATCCGACGGGCGATGCCGGCGACTTCATCACCAGGCCACGATGGCAACGAATGGTCGTTCTCCTGGCCGGCCCCGCGGCCAACGTCGTGCTCTCGATCGTTCTGATCGCCGCCGTCCTGGTGGCCGGCACCGAGCTGGCGGGGCCGCGCAACCTGAGCACCGAGATCGGTGCCGTAGCGGCCGATTCCGCCGCCGCCGAGGCCGGCCTGCAACCCGGCGACACGATCCTACGACTGGACGGCGAGGACGTGTCCGAGTGGCGCGAGGTCGCGAACATCGTGCTCACCTCACCGGAACGTCCACTTGCCGTCGACTTCGAACGCGCCGGCGGCACGCTCAGCACGGTGCTCGTACCACGCCGGATTCCCCGCCACGAACTCGGAGACGGCGGGCTCTACGCCAGCCTGCTACCGCGGGTGCGCGAGGTGTTCGAAGGCACGCCTGCCGAGCAGGCGGGCATCCGGTACGGAGACACGCTCTACTCGGTCAACGGCCACCCGATCGCCGACGCGGACGACTTCCGCCGCCTGGTGGAACCCAGCGCGGGCGAGGAGGTCAGCATCGAGATCGGCCGTGGCGACGAGCGCCTCGTCTTCCGCCTGGTGCCGGCAGCCGAAGACGGTGTCGGCCGCGCGGGCATCCTGATCAGCCACTTCTCTTACCAGCGCACCGGGCCTGCCCGCGCGCTAATCGAAAGCGCCCGGATCAACTGGGAAACCACAACCGAGATCTTCGGCTTCCTGGGCAGGCTGGTGGAACGTCGCGTCTCGCCCCAGAGTGCCCTTTCCGGCCCCATCGAGATTGCCAGAATCAGCGGTCAGGCGGCGAGGCGGAGCTTCAACGATCTCGTGTTTCTCACCGCGCTGATCAGCCTCAACATCTGCATCCTGAACCTGCTGCCGATCCCGCTCCTCGACGGCGGCCAACTCGTCATCCTGCTCTTCGAGAGCGCTCTGCGGCGCGATCTCTCCATACGGGTCAAGAACCTCGTCACCCAGTTCGGCCTCGTCGTGATCGTCGGCATCATGATGTTCGCGCTCTACTCCGACCTGGTGAAGAATCTGCCCGGCCTGGGGCGCTGA
- a CDS encoding PASTA domain-containing protein, producing the protein MKTPTLPRWLEGALRQLRLKSLLDPRRLRSALRQPWLKRVVVGGAYAGLLTALLGISSYLALSNFVRSGVIAVPDLIGLDVDHAEATLASAGLTVRRIEEDRYDEAVPAGHVLRHDPPAGSAVKQDSSVVIHLSRGRQLVETPDLTGQVLQTVQVSLAASGLQLGRSRSVYAESGAPGTVIRQSPPPGSRVEPSSQVDVMVSLANPGAAFVMPDLIDLPEAPVRTYFEAHGFRLGRVKYEPYEGVEAGIILRQYPLPGHPLRQSDSIALVVAAQDSH; encoded by the coding sequence ATGAAGACGCCGACTCTCCCTCGCTGGCTTGAAGGCGCGTTGCGCCAGCTTCGGCTGAAGAGCCTGCTGGACCCGCGTCGGTTGAGGAGCGCGCTGCGCCAGCCCTGGCTGAAGCGGGTGGTCGTGGGCGGGGCCTATGCGGGTTTGCTCACGGCGCTGCTCGGCATCTCTTCCTATCTGGCGCTCTCCAACTTCGTCCGCAGCGGCGTGATCGCGGTGCCTGATCTGATCGGCCTGGATGTGGATCACGCCGAGGCGACTCTCGCCTCCGCCGGCTTGACGGTGAGGCGGATCGAAGAGGACCGCTACGACGAGGCCGTCCCCGCCGGACATGTGCTCCGGCACGATCCCCCAGCCGGCAGCGCTGTCAAGCAGGACAGCAGCGTCGTCATCCATCTGTCACGCGGGCGTCAACTCGTCGAGACTCCGGATCTGACAGGTCAGGTCCTGCAGACGGTACAGGTCAGTCTCGCCGCCTCCGGCTTGCAGTTGGGAAGGAGCCGCAGCGTGTACGCTGAGTCCGGCGCACCGGGGACGGTCATCCGTCAGAGTCCTCCGCCCGGCAGCCGGGTCGAACCGTCTTCCCAGGTCGACGTCATGGTGAGCCTGGCCAATCCAGGCGCTGCGTTCGTCATGCCGGACCTGATCGATCTGCCGGAAGCGCCCGTTCGCACCTACTTCGAGGCGCACGGATTCCGGCTCGGAAGGGTAAAGTACGAGCCCTACGAAGGCGTCGAAGCCGGGATCATCCTGCGTCAGTATCCGCTGCCGGGTCATCCCCTGCGACAAAGCGATTCGATCGCTCTGGTCGTCGCCGCGCAGGACAGTCATTGA
- the rpe gene encoding ribulose-phosphate 3-epimerase: protein MKIAPSILAADLADLASAVKICEDGGAQLIHVDVMDGHFVPNLTFGPPVIADLAKRSRVGFDIHLMVSNPEALMDRYLDSEPLWVSFHHETTPEPAHLAAHVRGRDVGAGVAINPGTAVDELLPYLEHLDFVVLMSVQPGFAGQAFQPDVLEKARELRATIDARGLSTSIEMDGGIKPGNLDEVAAAGVDVAVVGSGVFAAERPVEALAALRRQANE from the coding sequence ATGAAGATCGCGCCTTCGATTCTGGCGGCGGACCTCGCCGACCTCGCCTCCGCGGTGAAGATCTGTGAAGACGGCGGCGCGCAGTTGATCCATGTCGACGTGATGGACGGCCACTTCGTGCCCAACCTCACATTCGGTCCGCCGGTGATCGCCGACCTGGCGAAGCGCAGCCGGGTGGGCTTCGACATCCATCTCATGGTTTCGAATCCGGAGGCGCTCATGGACCGATACCTCGACAGCGAGCCGCTCTGGGTGTCCTTCCATCATGAGACGACACCGGAACCGGCCCATCTGGCGGCGCATGTTCGCGGCCGGGACGTTGGAGCCGGGGTCGCGATCAACCCCGGCACGGCGGTCGACGAACTCCTGCCCTACCTGGAGCACCTCGACTTCGTGGTCCTGATGTCCGTCCAACCTGGATTCGCCGGTCAGGCCTTCCAGCCCGACGTACTGGAGAAGGCTCGCGAACTGCGCGCCACGATCGACGCCCGTGGTCTTTCGACCAGCATCGAGATGGACGGCGGTATCAAGCCGGGGAACCTCGATGAGGTCGCCGCGGCCGGCGTCGATGTGGCGGTCGTGGGCTCCGGCGTGTTCGCTGCAGAGCGTCCAGTCGAGGCCCTGGCGGCTCTACGGCGGCAGGCGAACGAATGA
- the bamD gene encoding outer membrane protein assembly factor BamD codes for MKPLTAKALLAGAVLAATVACGGVKDDPILRLSSSEALDIGKQLMEEEKFSQALRHLVHAFEVEPNSETGREGLLLAADALFLRGGYQSYVEAEQRYRDFLNRFPTSDRAAYAQFRLAAALAERIEKPDRDQQTARQALTEFENVRRLYPTSQYASQAAQRIVEVRNQLAEHEFVVGAFYYRFGAPNAAGNRFKDMLEAYPAYPEPDKILAYMCLSYVDVLKQIGSRRGLDRYDYLRDACDRLRSEHPESQWLKKVPSEERIRSLRTKVPEGPPLPPRRGDDDPAGEENDDG; via the coding sequence ATGAAACCACTGACAGCCAAAGCCCTGCTCGCCGGGGCGGTGCTCGCCGCGACGGTCGCCTGCGGAGGCGTGAAGGACGATCCGATCCTGCGGCTGTCGTCGTCGGAAGCGCTCGACATCGGCAAGCAACTCATGGAGGAGGAGAAGTTCTCCCAGGCACTGCGGCACCTAGTGCACGCCTTCGAGGTCGAACCGAACTCGGAGACCGGCCGGGAGGGTCTGCTGCTGGCCGCGGACGCGCTGTTCCTGCGCGGCGGCTACCAGTCCTACGTGGAAGCGGAGCAGCGCTACCGCGACTTCCTGAACCGGTTCCCCACGTCGGATCGCGCCGCATACGCGCAGTTCCGACTGGCTGCCGCCCTCGCCGAGCGGATCGAGAAGCCGGACCGCGACCAGCAGACCGCCCGTCAGGCGCTGACGGAGTTCGAGAACGTCCGACGGCTCTACCCGACCAGCCAGTACGCCAGTCAGGCCGCCCAAAGAATCGTCGAGGTCCGCAACCAGCTCGCGGAACACGAGTTCGTCGTCGGTGCCTTCTACTACCGCTTCGGCGCTCCCAACGCCGCCGGCAACCGATTCAAGGACATGCTCGAGGCCTATCCGGCATACCCGGAGCCCGACAAGATCCTCGCCTACATGTGCCTCAGCTACGTCGACGTGCTGAAACAGATCGGGAGTAGGCGAGGCCTGGACCGCTACGACTACCTGCGCGACGCCTGCGACCGGCTGCGTAGCGAGCACCCGGAGAGCCAGTGGCTCAAGAAAGTCCCCTCCGAGGAGAGGATCCGTTCTCTCCGAACCAAGGTTCCGGAAGGGCCGCCGCTGCCGCCGCGCCGGGGAGACGATGATCCGGCCGGCGAAGAGAACGACGACGGCTGA
- a CDS encoding lytic transglycosylase domain-containing protein — protein sequence MYISNAKGRTKALSVVVAVTAILAVSVRDTAPGRQPDSLPAPPHLDDVALFEEIQAWLDPASGTTTALASLHSRPMFEAIRSHEESFALFIGAADADAVRDRMQQVPFGAQIVAVAERHEIDPLLVAAVVQTESAFDRLAVSPQGALGLMQMMPETAEEFGVANVYDPGQNLDAGASYLAFLLRRFDGDLVLALAAYNAGPGQVKRMGGMPPFRETRKFTENVLRLYVEHHRAAWAAVNPGGLDFAVLAGG from the coding sequence ATGTACATCTCGAACGCCAAGGGCCGCACGAAGGCTCTGTCCGTCGTTGTGGCCGTCACGGCCATTTTGGCCGTCTCGGTGCGGGACACGGCGCCCGGGCGACAGCCCGACTCGCTGCCGGCGCCTCCCCATCTCGACGATGTCGCGCTGTTCGAGGAGATACAAGCCTGGCTGGACCCCGCGTCCGGCACGACGACGGCGCTCGCATCCCTCCATAGCCGCCCCATGTTCGAGGCGATTCGGTCGCACGAGGAGAGTTTCGCGCTCTTCATTGGCGCCGCCGACGCCGATGCGGTCCGGGACCGGATGCAGCAAGTCCCATTCGGCGCCCAGATCGTCGCCGTTGCCGAGCGACACGAGATCGACCCGCTTCTCGTGGCGGCTGTGGTGCAGACCGAGTCCGCTTTCGACAGGCTGGCGGTCTCACCCCAGGGCGCTCTGGGCCTGATGCAGATGATGCCGGAAACCGCCGAGGAGTTCGGCGTGGCCAACGTCTACGACCCTGGCCAGAACCTCGACGCCGGTGCGAGCTATCTGGCCTTTCTGCTACGCCGGTTTGACGGCGATCTGGTCCTGGCGCTCGCCGCGTACAACGCGGGACCCGGCCAGGTAAAGCGCATGGGCGGCATGCCGCCTTTCCGCGAAACCCGGAAGTTCACGGAGAACGTGCTCCGCCTCTACGTCGAGCACCACCGCGCGGCGTGGGCAGCCGTCAACCCTGGCGGCCTCGACTTCGCCGTCCTCGCCGGCGGCTAG
- a CDS encoding twin-arginine translocase TatA/TatE family subunit, whose amino-acid sequence MPSFGIQELVIVFVILLVIFGGSKLPLLGRGMGEGIRNFKRGLRGDDSSELEEKQS is encoded by the coding sequence ATGCCCTCCTTTGGCATCCAAGAGCTAGTCATCGTCTTCGTCATCCTCCTGGTCATCTTCGGTGGCAGCAAGCTGCCGCTCCTCGGCCGTGGGATGGGTGAGGGCATCCGGAACTTCAAGCGGGGCCTGCGCGGCGACGACTCCTCCGAACTGGAAGAGAAGCAGTCCTAG
- a CDS encoding phosphotransferase has protein sequence MPAGWRPVLEALSDAGWEPVSFEPLAGDVSARRYGRLSLASGERRVVCSYPDDMKDVAERFLGAGDLLATVDVPTPRVDGYSLEHPVWILLEDLGPHTLFERWTRDGEASYPKASRRLVEARELIRRIQLLRPEEVRALGSPPLDRALLMAELDQAWVRFLEPRGLVSDARLAEEVRAVCVALCERLDSATPVPCHRDFMARNLMLRAPSMDSAGGTEELVLIDYQDLRLGPPCYDLASLLNDTLTLSVRERREHLSTVREDTGLIDQYHAAAAQRTLKLVGTFAYFATAGSDRYLRLIPPALLRFLDALAALPEGRDLAPRLRRVWRL, from the coding sequence GTGCCGGCAGGTTGGCGGCCGGTGCTCGAGGCGCTGTCGGACGCCGGGTGGGAGCCGGTTTCGTTCGAGCCTCTGGCCGGCGATGTCTCGGCCCGGCGGTACGGGCGGCTGAGCCTTGCCTCCGGCGAGCGGCGGGTCGTCTGCAGCTATCCCGACGACATGAAGGACGTAGCTGAGCGGTTCCTTGGTGCCGGCGACCTGCTGGCCACGGTCGATGTGCCGACACCGAGGGTGGACGGGTACTCCCTTGAGCACCCGGTCTGGATTCTCCTGGAGGACCTGGGTCCCCACACCCTGTTCGAGCGCTGGACAAGGGACGGTGAGGCTTCCTACCCGAAGGCGAGCCGGCGGCTGGTGGAGGCAAGGGAGCTCATCAGGCGTATTCAACTTCTGCGGCCCGAGGAGGTTCGGGCTCTCGGTTCACCGCCGCTCGACCGGGCCCTTTTGATGGCGGAACTCGACCAAGCGTGGGTTCGCTTCCTCGAACCGCGCGGCCTGGTTTCGGACGCGCGGTTGGCCGAGGAAGTGCGAGCTGTCTGCGTGGCCCTGTGCGAGCGGCTCGATTCGGCAACGCCCGTGCCGTGTCACCGGGATTTCATGGCCCGCAACCTGATGTTACGGGCGCCGAGCATGGACTCGGCGGGGGGCACGGAGGAGCTTGTCCTGATCGACTACCAGGATCTGCGCCTGGGGCCCCCGTGCTACGACCTGGCCTCGCTCCTCAACGACACCCTGACGCTTTCGGTGCGAGAGCGGCGGGAACACCTTTCGACGGTTCGCGAGGACACTGGCCTGATTGACCAGTACCACGCGGCGGCGGCACAGCGCACCCTCAAGCTCGTGGGTACCTTCGCGTACTTCGCCACGGCCGGCAGCGACCGCTATCTGCGGTTGATCCCACCGGCCCTGCTGAGGTTCCTGGATGCCCTGGCCGCTCTTCCGGAAGGTCGTGATCTGGCGCCGCGTCTGCGACGGGTTTGGCGGCTCTAG